The Solanum pennellii chromosome 11, SPENNV200 genome contains a region encoding:
- the LOC107004731 gene encoding CBL-interacting serine/threonine-protein kinase 3-like: protein MNQAKIKRRVGKYEMGRTIGEGTFAKVKFARNSETGEAVAIKILDKDKVLKHKMAEQIKREIATMKLIRHPHVVQLYEVLASKTKIFIVLEFVTGGELFDKIVNHGRMHEKEARKYFQQLINAVDYCHSRGVYHRDLKPENLLLDVNGNLKVSDFGLSALSQQVRDDGLLHTTCGTPNYVAPEVLNDHGYDGTTADLWSCGVILFVLLAGYLPFDDSNLINLYKKISAAEFTCPPWMSFGAMKLITRILDPNPMTRITVSEILEDEWFKKDYKSPIFNEKGDANLDDVEAVFKDSEEHHVTEKKEEQPTPMNAFELISMSKGLNLGNLFDEQEFKRETRFTSKCSANEIISKIEEAAKPLGFDVHKKNYKMRLENVKAGRKGNLNVATEVFQVAPSLHMVEVRKAKGDTLEFHKFYKNLSTSLEDVVWKTEEDMQAR from the exons ATGAATCAGGCAAAAATCAAGCGCAGAGTTGGTAAATATGAAATGGGAAGGACAATTGGTGAGGGAACATTTGCTAAAGTTAAGTTTGCGAGGAATTCGGAGACAGGAGAAGCTGTAGCGATCAAGATTCTTGATAAGGATAAGGTCCTTAAGCACAAAATGGCTGAGCAG ATAAAGCGGGAGATAGCTACAATGAAGTTAATTAGACATCCACATGTCGTTCAGTTATACGAG GTGTTGGCTAGCAAGACAAAGATATTCATTGTTCTGGAGTTCGTTACAGGCGGAGAGCTCTTTGACAAAATT GTAAATCATGGACGGATGCATGAAAAAGAAGCAAGGAAATACTTTCAGCAGCTTATTAATGCTGTTGATTATTGTCATAGCAGGGGAGTCTACCATAGAGATTTAAAG CCTGAGAATTTACTCTTGGATGTCAATGGAAACCTCAAGGTTTCTGATTTTGGATTGAGTGCTCTGTCCCAGCAAGTCAGG GATGATGGCTTACTCCACACCACATGTGGAACTCCCAACTATGTTGCTCCTGAG GTACTCAACGATCATGGATATGATGGTACAACCGCGGATCTGTGGTCGTGCGGAGTCATACTCTTTGTATTGCTTGCAGGTTACTTGCCTTTTGATGACTCCAATCTTATTAACCTGTATAAAAAA ATCTCTGCTGCTGAATTTACATGTCCTCCTTGGATGTCTTTTGGTGCTATGAAGTTAATTACTCGCATCTTGGATCCGAACCCTATGACA CGTATCACCGTCTCAGAAATTCTGGAGGATGAGTGGTTCAAGAAAGATTATAAATCTCCCATTTTTAATGAGAAAGGAGATGCCAACCTGGATGATGTTGAAGCTGTCTTCAAGGATTCTGAA GAACATCATGTAACAGAGAAAAAGGAAGAGCAGCCAACTCCCATGAATGCATTCGAGTTGATTTCAATGTCAAAAGGACTCAACCTTGGGAATCTCTTCGATGAACAG GAATTTAAGAGAGAAACAAGGTTCACATCTAAATGCTCGGCCAATGAAATTATCAGTAAGATTGAAGAAGCTGCAAAGCCCCTCGGTTTTGATGTTCACAAAAAGAACTACAAG ATGAGACTTGAAAATGTGAAAGCTGGAAGAAAAGGGAACCTTAATGTTGCCACTGAG GTATTTCAAGTTGCCCCTTCTCTTCATATGGTTGAAGTGCGAAAGGCAAAAGGAGATACTTTGGAATTCCACAAG TTCTACAAGAATCTTTCGACTAGTCTAGAGGATGTAGTgtggaaaactgaagaggacATGCAAGCTAGGTAG
- the LOC114074872 gene encoding uncharacterized protein LOC114074872 codes for MSYIYEAMDRAKEAIAHGFRGVKKQYKKVYEIIDARWSEQLHRPLHAAGHVLNPQLYYKAQEEGTLAKTLWTEYIVCVEKLVHDTTIQDALVAELPKYKMADGLFGCGPAKRARDTRSPVKHQTCKSLP; via the exons ATGAGTTATATTTATGAAGCAATGGATAGAGCCAAAGAAGCTATTGCACATGGTTTTCGTGGAGTTAAGAAGCAATATAAGAAAGTGTATGAAATTATTGATGCAAGGTGGTCAGAACAACTCCATCGGCCTTTGCATGCTGCAGGCCATGTTTTGAACCcacaattatattataaagctCAAGAAGAGGGAACTTTAGCAAAGACTCTGTGGACCGAGTATATTGTATGTGTTGAGAAGTTGGTCCATGATACAACAATACAAGATGCACTAGTCGCTGAGCTTCCTAAGTACAAAATGGCGGATGGACTATTTGGTTGTGGTCCGGCTAAAAGAGCTAGAGACACAAGGTCACCGG TGAAACACCAAACTTGCAAAAGTTTGCCATGA